A part of Campylobacter ureolyticus ACS-301-V-Sch3b genomic DNA contains:
- the ureG gene encoding urease accessory protein UreG — MKKPVIIGVGGPVGAGKTLLVERLSRVLSKTYEIGVITNDIYTKEDAKFLAKNSVLDESRIIGVETGGCPHTAIREDASMNYSAIEELNQKFPNLDLIFLESGGDNLAATFSPDLVDFSIYIIDVAQGEKIPRKAGAGMIKSDLFVINKTDLAPFVGANLDVMRSDTLNFRGNKPFFFTNLKKDEGLSDVINWIKKECLFEDLR; from the coding sequence ATGAAAAAACCTGTAATTATAGGTGTTGGTGGTCCTGTTGGAGCAGGAAAAACACTGCTTGTTGAAAGACTTAGTAGAGTTTTAAGTAAAACTTATGAAATAGGTGTTATAACAAACGATATTTACACAAAAGAAGATGCTAAATTTTTAGCTAAAAATAGTGTTTTAGATGAAAGTAGAATAATTGGCGTTGAAACAGGTGGATGCCCTCATACTGCAATTAGAGAAGACGCATCGATGAATTACTCAGCAATTGAGGAGTTAAATCAAAAATTTCCAAATTTAGATCTTATTTTTCTAGAAAGTGGTGGTGATAATTTAGCTGCAACTTTTAGTCCTGATTTAGTTGATTTTAGTATTTATATAATAGACGTTGCGCAAGGTGAAAAAATCCCTAGAAAAGCTGGTGCTGGTATGATAAAATCAGATTTATTTGTTATAAATAAAACAGATCTTGCGCCATTTGTTGGAGCAAATTTAGATGTAATGAGAAGTGACACTTTAAATTTTAGAGGAAATAAGCCATTTTTCTTTACAAATTTAAAAAAAGATGAAGGCTTAAGTGATGTTATTAATTGGATTAAAAAAGAGTGTTTATTTGAAGATTTAAGATGA
- a CDS encoding urease accessory protein UreE, producing the protein MIVNKILRNLDNFDLKDKKVDFANISNDDRVKKILRVKSNNGVEIGINVEDELKDGDILAILDDSVVAVKILPTDVLEISPKNLKEMGIIAHNIGNRHTPAIFEENLMIIEPDSLIEEFLKNQNVDFKKTKRVLKTALRHANHSH; encoded by the coding sequence TTGATAGTAAATAAAATTTTAAGAAATTTAGATAATTTTGATTTAAAAGATAAAAAAGTTGATTTTGCAAATATTTCAAATGACGATAGAGTTAAAAAAATTTTAAGAGTTAAAAGCAATAATGGCGTTGAAATTGGAATAAATGTTGAAGATGAGCTAAAAGATGGCGATATATTGGCTATTTTAGATGATAGTGTTGTAGCGGTTAAAATTTTACCAACTGATGTTTTAGAAATTAGCCCAAAAAATTTAAAAGAAATGGGAATTATCGCTCATAATATTGGAAATCGTCACACCCCAGCAATTTTTGAAGAAAATTTAATGATAATAGAGCCAGATAGCCTAATAGAAGAGTTTTTAAAAAACCAAAATGTAGATTTTAAAAAGACCAAAAGAGTTTTAAAAACAGCGTTAAGGCATGCAAATCACAGTCATTAA
- a CDS encoding cytochrome d ubiquinol oxidase subunit II, with product MYEYLQIYWWIVVSLIGGLFVFMMFVQGGQTLVKKIAKDEAQKDLFLNSVGKKWELTFTTLVMFGGACFAAFPLFYATSFGGAYWVWLGILFCFIIQAVAYEYRKKPNNFLGQKTYENFLYINGSLGVILIGIAVSTFFSGSSFVLDGNNFVDWQSKFRGLEALKNPFNYILGIALFFQARVGGAMYLINNINDDKIRENLKKNLKFDALIFVAFLVAFLLFLVLKSGYDVNENGIVEMVRFKYGLNYLEMPIVLIMLLIGLILALFGLYKAIFTSSIKGIFPYGLGVVLVVMSVFLVAGLNSTAFYPSHFDLQSSLTIKNASSSFYTLKVMAIVSLWAPVLLGYIAYVWKLMDAKKLTKDEIE from the coding sequence ATGTATGAATATTTACAAATTTATTGGTGGATTGTAGTTTCGCTAATTGGCGGACTTTTTGTTTTTATGATGTTTGTTCAAGGTGGACAAACTTTGGTTAAAAAAATAGCCAAAGATGAAGCACAAAAAGATCTTTTTTTAAACTCAGTTGGAAAAAAATGGGAACTTACTTTTACAACTTTAGTTATGTTTGGAGGAGCTTGTTTTGCAGCTTTTCCACTATTTTATGCAACTAGCTTTGGTGGAGCTTACTGGGTTTGGCTTGGAATACTTTTTTGTTTTATTATCCAAGCAGTTGCATATGAGTATAGAAAAAAACCAAATAACTTTTTAGGGCAAAAAACTTATGAAAATTTCCTTTATATAAATGGCTCTTTAGGGGTTATTTTAATAGGCATTGCAGTATCAACTTTTTTTAGTGGAAGTAGTTTTGTTTTAGATGGCAATAATTTTGTTGATTGGCAAAGCAAATTTAGAGGACTTGAGGCTTTAAAAAATCCATTTAACTATATTCTTGGAATTGCTCTTTTTTTCCAAGCAAGAGTTGGTGGGGCAATGTATCTTATAAACAATATAAACGATGATAAAATAAGAGAAAATTTAAAGAAAAATCTAAAATTTGATGCTTTAATATTTGTTGCTTTTCTAGTGGCATTTTTACTATTTTTAGTTTTGAAAAGCGGATATGATGTTAATGAAAACGGTATTGTAGAAATGGTTAGATTTAAATATGGTTTAAACTATTTAGAGATGCCAATTGTTTTGATTATGCTCTTAATTGGACTAATTTTAGCTCTTTTTGGACTTTATAAAGCTATCTTTACATCTAGCATAAAAGGAATTTTCCCATACGGTCTTGGTGTTGTTTTAGTTGTAATGAGTGTATTTTTGGTAGCTGGACTAAACTCTACAGCATTTTATCCATCACACTTTGACTTACAAAGTTCACTTACTATAAAAAACGCTAGTTCTAGTTTTTATACTTTAAAAGTTATGGCAATAGTTTCACTTTGGGCACCTGTTTTATTGGGCTATATTGCTTATGTTTGGAAACTTATGGATGCTAAAAAACTCACAAAAGATGAGATAGAATAA
- a CDS encoding MBOAT family O-acyltransferase: protein MSLFSVEFIFCFLIFWLIYYIFKFSIFIQKLLILGFSYLFLFAINPIFLLINFIFTLIIYLFSRLILKFNFAFVLSIIFIIFNLVFFKYKGYFGFEFKNEFLNTNIFPLGLSFYSFMAITYLYSVKIGELKPKFIDSFVFLSFFITIVSGPILRAKEFFKTLNEKKTFEYSNLIFTLILMAFFKKLILANHLFNYLTPIFNNINSYNFLELFSSLYLYSLLLYFDFSSYVDFILALGLMCGFKLPKNFNRPFLATDLKEFWRRWHISLMSFFKDYIYIKLGGSRCGNLKTQRNILIVFMLSGIWHGGGLSFFIWGFLHGVCVVFLNLKKNFDILKFDILKRFITFSFLSFIWVFFIFKFDDSIGFITNLSELKEFEILYFLAFIFMIFVFLYLYEKINFYEILMFIFDSLNIFFIIIFLFISFLSIYFLMPSGMPEFIYQGF from the coding sequence ATGAGCCTTTTTAGTGTTGAGTTTATCTTTTGTTTTTTAATTTTTTGGCTAATTTATTATATTTTTAAATTTAGCATTTTTATACAAAAACTCCTTATTTTAGGCTTTTCATATCTATTTTTATTTGCTATAAATCCTATTTTTTTATTAATTAATTTTATTTTTACTCTTATAATTTATCTTTTTTCACGCCTTATTTTAAAATTTAATTTTGCATTTGTCTTAAGCATAATTTTTATAATTTTTAACTTGGTTTTTTTTAAATACAAAGGTTATTTTGGTTTTGAGTTTAAAAATGAGTTTTTAAATACAAATATTTTTCCACTAGGTCTTTCATTTTATTCATTTATGGCGATAACTTACCTTTATAGCGTAAAAATAGGTGAATTAAAACCCAAATTTATAGATAGTTTTGTTTTTTTAAGCTTTTTTATCACAATAGTTTCAGGCCCTATTCTAAGAGCAAAAGAGTTTTTTAAAACGCTAAATGAAAAGAAAACATTTGAATATTCAAATTTAATTTTTACTCTTATTTTAATGGCATTTTTTAAAAAACTTATTCTTGCAAACCACCTTTTTAACTATCTTACGCCTATTTTTAATAACATAAACAGTTATAATTTTTTAGAGCTTTTTTCATCACTTTATCTATATTCTTTGCTGCTTTATTTTGATTTTAGTTCTTATGTTGATTTTATTTTAGCGCTTGGATTAATGTGTGGTTTTAAACTTCCAAAAAACTTCAATAGACCTTTTTTAGCCACTGATTTAAAAGAGTTTTGGAGAAGATGGCATATTAGTTTGATGAGTTTTTTTAAGGATTATATTTATATCAAACTTGGCGGAAGTAGATGTGGAAATTTAAAAACTCAAAGAAATATTTTAATAGTTTTTATGCTTTCTGGTATTTGGCACGGTGGAGGTCTTTCATTTTTTATATGGGGGTTTTTACACGGAGTTTGCGTAGTGTTTTTAAATTTGAAAAAGAACTTTGATATTTTAAAATTTGATATTTTAAAAAGATTTATAACTTTTAGTTTTTTAAGTTTTATTTGGGTATTTTTTATATTTAAATTTGATGATTCTATTGGTTTTATAACAAATTTATCCGAACTTAAAGAATTTGAAATTTTATATTTTTTAGCTTTTATTTTTATGATATTTGTCTTTTTATATCTGTATGAAAAAATAAATTTTTATGAAATTTTGATGTTTATTTTTGATAGTTTAAATATATTTTTTATAATTATTTTTCTTTTTATATCATTTTTATCAATATATTTTTTAATGCCTAGCGGAATGCCTGAGTTTATTTATCAAGGATTTTAA
- a CDS encoding DUF459 domain-containing protein produces MRAFVVLSSVFSLLFSLLLYPFCNYFEAKYQKFFFLYDTKIYNISKEIFAKKEFIYSESANKNFNKDIEAVLKKYDDELKFLKIKEKNQKILKENIAKALEKKYRQDKIKKEENLKSLAKYINSKKVVFDENLSVILIGDSIMHGIGWGFSNKKVKVENIAKSSTGLVNKKFFNWNDKLSQVLQNAPKNSIIIAHFGTNDGYSINYNGQRLKFGSSQWSEFYKSRVTEIYTISKKYDKNIFWLEIPCMKKSNFDKNMKIINKILKASAKENHAKFIEINEAICKNDEYLQSKIIGNKKRILRSDDGIHLSTFGAKVVVELIIEEIEKNPFN; encoded by the coding sequence ATGAGAGCTTTTGTTGTTTTATCATCTGTTTTTTCACTACTTTTTTCCTTGCTTTTATACCCATTTTGCAACTATTTTGAAGCAAAATATCAAAAATTTTTCTTTTTATATGACACAAAAATTTATAATATAAGTAAAGAAATTTTTGCAAAAAAAGAATTTATCTATAGTGAAAGCGCAAATAAAAATTTCAACAAAGACATTGAGGCTGTATTAAAAAAATATGATGATGAGTTAAAATTTTTGAAAATAAAAGAAAAAAATCAAAAAATTTTAAAAGAAAACATTGCAAAAGCTTTAGAGAAAAAATATAGACAAGATAAGATAAAAAAAGAGGAAAACCTTAAGAGCTTAGCAAAATATATAAACTCAAAAAAAGTTGTTTTTGATGAAAATCTAAGTGTTATTTTAATAGGAGATTCTATCATGCACGGCATTGGGTGGGGATTTTCTAATAAAAAAGTAAAAGTTGAAAATATAGCTAAATCAAGCACTGGTTTAGTTAATAAAAAGTTTTTTAACTGGAATGATAAACTTAGCCAAGTGCTACAAAATGCACCTAAAAATAGCATTATAATTGCTCATTTTGGTACAAATGATGGATACTCTATAAATTATAATGGGCAAAGGCTTAAATTTGGAAGTAGCCAGTGGAGTGAGTTTTACAAATCAAGGGTTACTGAAATTTATACCATATCTAAAAAATATGATAAAAATATTTTTTGGCTTGAAATTCCTTGTATGAAAAAATCGAATTTTGATAAAAATATGAAAATTATAAATAAAATTTTAAAAGCCTCAGCCAAAGAAAATCACGCTAAATTTATAGAAATAAATGAAGCTATTTGTAAAAATGATGAGTACTTACAAAGCAAGATAATAGGCAATAAAAAGAGAATTTTAAGATCTGATGATGGAATTCATCTAAGTACATTTGGAGCAAAAGTTGTGGTTGAGCTCATCATAGAAGAGATTGAAAAAAATCCCTTTAACTAA
- the ureC gene encoding urease subunit alpha gives MSFKISRKRYASMFGITTGDSVRLADTNLFAKVEKNLIPYGEEAKFGGGKTLRDGMGQNAILLRGEPKVVDLIITNALIIDYTGIYKADIGIKDGKIAYIGNGGNDSTMDDVDFIVGVSTEVISAEGLILTAGGIDTHIHLINPYQVKEALCNGVTTLFGGGTGPADGSKATTVTPGAFNIERMLQGIDNLPINIGIYGKGSGANLGVNEAQILAGAAGLKVHEDWGATKSALNFSLEASQKFDVSVGLHTDTLNEFGFVEDTVKAIDGRTIHTFHTEGAGGGHAPDIIKLAGLKNVLPASTNPTMPFTKNTIEEHLDMLMVCHHLDKNVPEDVAFADSRIRAETIGAEDALHDMGVISIMSSDSQAMGRIGEMVLRTWQCAHKMKAQRGTMQGDSEFCDNERIKRYIAKYTINPAIATGISSYVGSVEVGKFADLVIWDPRFFGVKPKMVLKGGMIVLAQMGDSNASIPTPQPNEFRYMFGAIGEAVHKTCFSFVSKSAYELDIGKKYNLSKIILPVSNCNNVLKKDLKLNNLTPEINVDPQTYKVYVDGEFVYTEPFDTLPMTQRYFLF, from the coding sequence ATGAGTTTTAAAATTTCAAGAAAAAGATACGCCTCAATGTTTGGTATAACAACAGGCGATAGCGTAAGACTTGCAGATACTAATCTTTTTGCAAAGGTTGAAAAAAATTTAATTCCTTATGGAGAAGAGGCAAAATTTGGTGGTGGAAAAACTCTAAGAGATGGTATGGGACAAAACGCTATTTTGCTTCGTGGGGAGCCAAAAGTTGTGGATTTAATTATCACAAATGCTTTAATAATCGATTATACAGGAATTTATAAAGCTGATATTGGCATAAAAGATGGCAAAATTGCCTATATTGGAAATGGTGGAAACGATAGCACAATGGATGATGTTGATTTTATTGTTGGAGTTAGCACAGAAGTAATTAGTGCTGAGGGGTTAATCTTAACAGCTGGTGGAATTGATACCCACATACACCTTATAAATCCATATCAAGTAAAAGAAGCACTCTGTAATGGTGTAACAACTTTATTTGGTGGTGGAACTGGTCCTGCTGATGGAAGTAAAGCTACAACAGTAACTCCAGGAGCTTTTAATATAGAAAGAATGCTTCAAGGAATCGATAATTTACCAATTAATATTGGAATTTATGGAAAAGGAAGTGGTGCAAATTTAGGTGTAAACGAGGCTCAAATTTTAGCTGGAGCAGCAGGTCTTAAAGTCCATGAAGATTGGGGTGCTACAAAATCAGCTTTAAATTTTTCTCTAGAAGCTTCACAAAAATTTGATGTAAGCGTTGGACTTCATACAGATACTTTAAACGAATTTGGTTTTGTGGAAGATACTGTAAAAGCAATAGATGGCAGAACCATTCACACTTTTCACACAGAAGGAGCAGGTGGAGGACATGCGCCAGATATTATAAAATTAGCTGGTCTTAAAAATGTACTTCCTGCAAGTACAAACCCAACTATGCCTTTTACAAAAAATACGATTGAAGAGCATCTTGATATGCTTATGGTATGTCACCATTTAGATAAAAATGTTCCTGAAGATGTTGCTTTTGCTGATAGTAGAATTAGAGCTGAGACAATAGGAGCAGAAGACGCACTCCATGATATGGGAGTAATATCTATTATGAGTAGTGACTCTCAAGCAATGGGGCGAATTGGCGAGATGGTTTTAAGAACTTGGCAATGTGCTCATAAAATGAAAGCTCAAAGAGGAACTATGCAAGGAGATAGTGAGTTTTGTGATAATGAAAGAATTAAAAGATATATTGCAAAATACACCATAAACCCAGCTATTGCAACTGGTATAAGCTCATATGTTGGAAGCGTGGAGGTTGGCAAATTTGCTGATTTAGTTATTTGGGATCCTAGATTTTTTGGTGTAAAACCAAAAATGGTATTAAAAGGTGGTATGATAGTTTTAGCTCAAATGGGCGATAGTAACGCAAGCATCCCAACTCCTCAACCAAATGAGTTTAGATATATGTTTGGTGCCATTGGTGAGGCTGTTCACAAAACTTGTTTTAGTTTTGTAAGTAAAAGTGCGTATGAACTTGATATCGGTAAAAAATATAATTTATCAAAAATTATTTTGCCTGTATCAAACTGTAATAATGTCTTAAAAAAAGACCTAAAATTAAATAATTTAACCCCAGAAATTAACGTTGACCCTCAAACTTATAAAGTTTATGTAGATGGTGAGTTTGTATATACAGAGCCTTTTGATACATTGCCAATGACACAAAGATATTTTTTATTTTAA
- a CDS encoding DUF3137 domain-containing protein, protein MINELENKRKKLLNKLFITGGSFSLVFLFGVFKLVENPTISSRVTPLLFLFFIYIFVILSLKFGIKNSFIKELNETIFKAIGIKDIKFSRNSRKLKKAVLNFSKPKSGFLITNDEFSGILSGVWFKICDGELWFGAVKFKGKIFNARLKKEFDSKVLITNLGIISAKNLKEIKLDSVKFSQNFKVFSSDLTKAFYILNPVFIERLESLVGDKKADILLYKDEILIILDNKIDSLEPNLFKKITSLDTQEFTDQIQSFEKLIKFLRLS, encoded by the coding sequence ATGATAAATGAGCTTGAAAACAAAAGAAAAAAGTTATTAAATAAGCTTTTTATAACTGGTGGGAGTTTTAGCTTAGTTTTTTTATTTGGCGTTTTTAAGCTTGTTGAAAATCCTACGATAAGCTCAAGAGTAACGCCGCTTTTATTTTTATTTTTTATCTACATTTTTGTTATTTTAAGTCTTAAATTTGGCATTAAAAATTCTTTTATAAAAGAGCTTAACGAAACTATTTTTAAAGCTATTGGCATAAAAGATATAAAATTTTCAAGAAATTCGCGAAAATTAAAAAAAGCCGTTTTAAACTTTTCAAAACCAAAGAGTGGTTTTTTAATAACAAATGATGAGTTTAGCGGGATTTTAAGCGGTGTTTGGTTTAAAATTTGCGATGGAGAGCTTTGGTTTGGAGCAGTGAAATTTAAAGGTAAAATTTTTAACGCAAGACTTAAAAAAGAGTTTGATTCTAAAGTTTTAATAACAAATTTAGGGATAATTTCAGCTAAAAACTTAAAAGAAATAAAGCTTGATAGTGTTAAATTTAGCCAAAATTTCAAAGTTTTTAGCTCTGATTTGACAAAAGCTTTTTATATTTTAAATCCTGTTTTTATAGAAAGACTTGAAAGCTTGGTTGGTGATAAAAAAGCTGATATTTTACTTTATAAAGATGAGATTTTAATCATTCTAGATAATAAAATTGACTCTTTAGAGCCAAATTTATTTAAAAAAATTACCTCTTTAGATACGCAAGAATTTACAGATCAAATACAAAGTTTTGAAAAGCTTATTAAATTTTTAAGGCTTAGTTAA
- a CDS encoding cytochrome ubiquinol oxidase subunit I: MEDLISTVDWSRAQFALTALYHFLFVPLTLGLSFMLAFMETLYVKTGNPEWKRITKFWLRLFAVNFAIGVATGIIMEFEFGTNWANYSWFVGDIFGAPLAIEGLFAFFLEATFFAVMFFGWDRVSKKFHLFSTWMVALGSNLSAFWILVANGWMQHPVGTVFNHETLRNEMINFAEVALSPVGISKFLHTVGGGYITSALFVLGISAYFMLKNKHFQMAKKSFIVAASFGFLSSIFVLFSGDESAYQVAQKQPMKLAAMEGLYKGEVNAGIVAMGILTPDKKPGDEKEPFIVEIQAPYLLGLMATRGINNFTPGIDDLVYGNEKFNIPSAQSKIDSGKIALNALENIKLASDKNDEKSILENRKILDENMHNFGYGYLDKPEDIVPPVGLTFYSFHVMVALGSYFIVLFLTTLYLSMANRIEKYKKLLWACVFSIPLGYVACEAGWIVAEVGRQPWAIQDLMPVGIAATNLASVNVKLSFLLFVVLFTALFIAEIKIMLKQIKIGF; encoded by the coding sequence ATGGAGGATTTAATAAGTACGGTAGATTGGTCAAGAGCACAATTTGCCTTAACTGCGCTTTACCATTTTTTATTTGTTCCGCTAACTTTAGGGCTTTCATTTATGCTTGCATTTATGGAGACTTTATATGTAAAAACTGGCAACCCAGAATGGAAAAGAATAACTAAATTTTGGCTTAGACTTTTTGCTGTAAATTTTGCAATTGGTGTTGCAACTGGCATAATAATGGAATTTGAATTTGGAACAAACTGGGCAAATTACTCATGGTTTGTTGGAGATATTTTTGGAGCTCCTTTGGCAATTGAAGGGCTTTTTGCATTTTTCCTAGAAGCTACATTTTTCGCTGTTATGTTTTTTGGCTGGGATAGAGTTAGTAAAAAATTTCACCTTTTCTCAACATGGATGGTAGCACTTGGTTCAAATTTAAGCGCTTTTTGGATTTTAGTTGCAAATGGCTGGATGCAGCATCCCGTTGGCACAGTTTTTAACCACGAAACCTTAAGAAATGAGATGATAAATTTCGCAGAAGTTGCACTCTCACCAGTTGGAATAAGTAAATTCTTGCACACAGTTGGTGGCGGATATATAACATCAGCCTTATTTGTTTTAGGAATTTCAGCATATTTTATGCTTAAAAACAAACATTTTCAAATGGCTAAAAAAAGCTTTATAGTTGCTGCAAGTTTTGGCTTTTTAAGTTCAATTTTTGTTCTATTTAGCGGCGATGAAAGTGCATACCAAGTAGCACAAAAGCAACCCATGAAACTTGCTGCAATGGAAGGGCTTTACAAAGGTGAAGTAAATGCTGGAATCGTTGCAATGGGAATTTTAACACCAGATAAAAAACCAGGCGATGAAAAAGAGCCTTTTATTGTAGAAATTCAAGCACCTTATTTGCTAGGACTTATGGCAACAAGAGGAATAAATAATTTTACCCCTGGAATTGATGATTTAGTTTATGGAAATGAAAAATTTAATATCCCATCTGCTCAAAGCAAAATCGATAGTGGAAAAATTGCCTTAAATGCACTGGAAAATATTAAATTAGCAAGTGATAAAAATGATGAAAAAAGCATTTTAGAAAATAGAAAAATTTTAGATGAAAATATGCATAATTTTGGATATGGATATTTAGATAAGCCAGAAGATATTGTTCCACCTGTTGGGCTTACATTTTATAGTTTTCACGTAATGGTCGCACTTGGAAGTTATTTTATAGTACTATTTTTGACAACTCTTTATTTAAGCATGGCAAATAGAATTGAAAAATATAAAAAACTTCTTTGGGCGTGCGTGTTTAGCATACCGCTTGGATATGTAGCGTGTGAGGCTGGGTGGATAGTAGCAGAAGTTGGGCGACAACCTTGGGCAATACAAGATTTAATGCCTGTTGGAATTGCTGCTACAAATTTAGCAAGTGTAAATGTTAAATTATCATTTTTACTATTTGTTGTTTTATTTACAGCTTTATTTATAGCTGAGATAAAAATCATGCTTAAGCAAATTAAGATAGGATTTTAA
- a CDS encoding urease accessory protein UreF has protein sequence MDKVLLISQIFDNAFPNGAYSHSFGFESFLRLNLINDEKSFLKWLEVYLEKSFLYNDALGFCLTYDGFDIINLDEILNASSQSLEIKNANKFMAQNSLKTLEIFNSNLLLDYQNLIKSKKCHGHNAIVFGLFCKEFELSKEVLKNYIFSSIKNLAANATRAIPLGQRNTQNILKNSYFLVNEIYENALNLSSFGSEYLGAGFCALEVGNLMHESLNFRLFMS, from the coding sequence ATGGATAAAGTTCTCTTAATTTCTCAAATTTTTGATAATGCTTTTCCAAACGGTGCATACTCTCATAGCTTCGGCTTTGAGAGTTTTCTAAGATTAAATTTGATAAATGATGAAAAAAGCTTTTTAAAATGGCTTGAGGTTTACTTAGAAAAAAGCTTTTTATATAACGATGCTTTGGGTTTTTGTCTTACATACGATGGCTTTGATATTATAAATTTAGATGAAATTTTAAATGCAAGTTCGCAAAGCCTAGAAATTAAAAATGCAAATAAATTTATGGCTCAAAACTCCCTTAAAACATTAGAAATTTTTAACTCTAATTTGCTTTTAGATTATCAAAATTTGATTAAATCAAAAAAATGCCATGGGCATAATGCCATAGTTTTTGGACTATTTTGTAAAGAATTTGAACTTAGTAAAGAAGTTTTAAAAAATTATATTTTTTCAAGTATTAAAAATCTTGCCGCAAATGCCACAAGAGCAATTCCTCTTGGACAAAGAAACACACAAAATATTTTAAAAAATAGCTATTTTTTAGTTAATGAAATTTATGAAAACGCTTTAAATTTAAGCAGTTTTGGTAGTGAGTATTTGGGCGCTGGATTTTGTGCTTTGGAAGTTGGAAATTTAATGCATGAAAGCTTAAATTTTCGTTTATTTATGTCATAG
- a CDS encoding urease accessory protein UreD — MNDLSLVFAKKGDKTVLKEYKNKGCMKASRILDDEFIYLVTLGGGLISGETYNQKIILENDVKINILPQSNQKVFKAQDDKYSVFSSKIILGKNAFLDYDNLSLIAYENAKFKQIMDFYLKKNSKLIYIDGVSSGYSKSGDDFKFNKLFLANNFFVDDKLIFSDKTILDDKVKSFGLYKEFKFNFFMLIYGFKTPKFDDIISDDFIMTSSRINDEILVFRVLCNSEFKALKELDKVKEQINNYSK; from the coding sequence ATGAATGATTTAAGTTTAGTTTTTGCTAAAAAAGGCGATAAAACTGTTTTAAAAGAGTATAAAAACAAAGGCTGCATGAAAGCAAGCCGAATTTTAGATGATGAGTTTATATATCTTGTAACTTTGGGTGGTGGACTCATAAGTGGTGAAACATACAACCAAAAAATTATCCTTGAAAATGATGTAAAAATAAATATCTTGCCCCAATCAAATCAAAAAGTCTTTAAAGCCCAAGATGATAAATACTCTGTTTTTAGCTCTAAAATAATTTTAGGCAAAAATGCCTTTTTAGACTATGATAATTTAAGCCTAATCGCGTATGAAAATGCTAAATTTAAGCAAATTATGGATTTTTATTTGAAAAAAAACTCAAAGCTTATTTACATTGATGGCGTAAGTAGTGGATATAGTAAAAGCGGCGATGATTTTAAATTTAATAAACTTTTTTTAGCAAATAACTTTTTTGTTGATGATAAGCTAATTTTTAGTGATAAGACAATTTTAGATGATAAAGTTAAAAGTTTTGGACTTTATAAAGAGTTTAAATTTAACTTTTTTATGTTAATTTACGGCTTTAAAACGCCTAAATTTGATGATATTATAAGTGATGATTTTATTATGACAAGTTCGCGTATTAATGATGAAATTTTAGTTTTTAGAGTGCTTTGCAATAGCGAATTTAAAGCATTAAAAGAGTTAGACAAAGTAAAAGAACAAATAAATAATTACTCTAAATAG